The following coding sequences lie in one Corticium candelabrum chromosome 10, ooCorCand1.1, whole genome shotgun sequence genomic window:
- the LOC134185465 gene encoding uncharacterized protein LOC134185465, with protein sequence MNSVFIPQRIAPACLNAELAIDGNLNPCFGLCAATAQSTNPWLRVDLKKEFFVSSVQAVLYSGRHTSVYVYVGNNLANNGNDKHECGKAPDSLIWRNVPCNSSVWGRYINLQRIVTNHFVHVCEMAFNYELEIAILDNNMYIEGTSVAVDDNQDYSNPIDCGVSPDVTNFNALLQWKHNTTNDVPSSSVQTTGVYQVYENGVQLLYIKSASVSFNSLYTCQYTATTGSVVSKSFTLNVHVVDCIWGSWSSCSVECGNGTRTRQISQAATMSGQMCRGPLPEICIVTSCMATNLAKSLGVTVIMSSVYNSVFVAAKAIDGNPKDVTGPTLVGTDCAATKSSLNPWLRVDLQKAYLVSRVRIIPIDDRGENVYVHVGNSLTNNGNGMTTTIVERLHMTSLMTLYKGSIVDLVLTKGGTDHILMIQATKTHPRQKGSGWR encoded by the exons ATGAATTCAGTCTTCATACCCCAAAGGATTGCACCAGCTTGCTTAAATGCCGAATTAGCAATAGATGGCAATTTGAACCCTTGTTTTGGATTATGTGCTGCTACAGCTCAATCTACTAATCCTTGGCTTCGTGTTGACTTGAAGAAGGAATTCTTTGTTTCAAGTGTTCAAGCTGTTCTTTATTCTGGTAGACATACAAGTGTCTATGTTTATGTTGGTAACAATTTAGCAAACAACGGGAATGACAAACATGAATGTGGAAAGGCTCCCGACTCTCTGATTTGGAGAAATGTTCCTTGCAACTCATcagtttggggaagatacattaatttacagagaatagtgacaaatcactttgttcatgtgtgtgagatggctttcaactatg agttggagattgctattctagacaataacATGTATATTGAAGGAACAAGTGTGGCAGTTGATGATaatcaagattactctaatcctattgattgtggtgtcagtcctgatgtgaccaactttaatgctctcttgcaatggaaacacaacacaaccaatgatGTACCATCTTCAAGTGTACAGACTACTGGTGTATATCAGgtgtatgagaatggtgtgcagctgctctacatcaagtcagctaGTGTCTCTTTCAATAGTTTGTATACATGTCAATATACTGCAACTACTGGCTCTGtagtgtcaaagtcatttacacTGAATGTTCATGTGG tggattgcatttggggtagttggagttcatgtagtgttgaatgtggaaatggcaccagaactcggcAGATTAGTCAAGCAGCTACAATGAGTGGTCAGATGTGTAGAGGACCATTGCctgagatctgcatagtcacatctt gTATGGCAACCAATCTAGCTAAATCTCTTGGAGTAACAGTGATCATGAGTTCAGTCTACAattctgtgtttgttgctgcaaaggctatagatggcaatccaaAAGATGTTACTGGACCGACACTTGTTGGTACTGATTGTGCTGCTACAAAATCTTCCTTGAATCCTTGGCTTCGAGTTGACTTGCAAAAGGCATATCTTGTGTCACGTGTTAGAATTATCCCTATAGATGATAGAGGTGAAAATGTGTATGTTCATGTTGGTAACAGCTTAACAAACAATGGGAATggaatgacaacaacaattgtGGAAAGGCTCCATATGACATCTCTAATGACTTTATATAAAGGTAGCATTGTTGATCTCGTATTGACCAAAGGCGGCACCGATCACATTCTGATGATTCAAGCGACGAAGACACACCCGCGGCAAAAAGGGAGTGGCTGGCggtaa